A genomic region of Dermacentor andersoni chromosome 9, qqDerAnde1_hic_scaffold, whole genome shotgun sequence contains the following coding sequences:
- the LOC126527507 gene encoding protein FAM135A-like, whose amino-acid sequence MFHSFTRASPLPFTCFFLSLFTTGMWYLQRFEHTASLKQMMLVDSQDVRKTYLYRLSQDKSMTNFKNILLLGSADDYIVPLHSAHIKLAKHIVRDTTPLGTAYREMLRNILKPLIDKPDLNLVRLEVHVPFRSSLISSNVHIAPLDCEILVQKIALVACARHLL is encoded by the exons ATGTTTCATTCATTCACTCGAGCTTCTCCTCTGCCTTTCacatgcttttttctttctttgtttactaCAGGCATGTGGTATCTCCAGCGATTTGAACACACCGCATCCCTGAAACAGATGATGCTCGTGGATAGTCAAGACGTTCGTAAAACGTACCTCTACCGTCTCAGCCAGGACAAAT CCATGACTAATTTCAAGAACATCTTGCTGCTCGGCTCAGCGGACGACTACATCGTTCCGCTCCACTCAGCGCACATCAAGTTGGCCAAGCACATCGTCAGGGATACCACACCCTTGG GCACCGCGTACCGGGAGATGTTGCGCAACATTCTGAAGCCGCTCATCGACAAGCCGGACCTGAACCTCGTCCGGCTGGAGGTGCACGTGCCGTTCCGCAGCTCCCTCATCTCCTCCAACGTGCACATCGCACCGCTGGACTGCGAGATACTCGTCCAGAAGATTGCGCTTGTTGCATGCGCAAGGCATCTGCTATGA